gatcacagttttacaccaatctctgatttgacagcacgtttccagcattcaccgttgttcttcctgactctaaacacagttgtaaaggagccttctgttccgtgcccaggagctctgaaccatggaagagagcggctgggacacatttcttacaggcctcaggattaacccacatgggaactttgctgtcagtgaagagagacgagaaagaccaaagtgctgtttgtccctctcagtgtgatcctcacggactgtgttcaggctgaagttctgttcctgccgtacgatcttccccccagattgtcctgtctgagctccagccaggtgatgttaAACACTCAGGTGGGTAAAACAAAAATCTACAACAGTGTGTTTGAAACAAAGTTGACTTATTTCACATATATTGAGAATGACTATCTTCAGCCCAGGTACTGGGGTTACGAGCATTACCAGAAACAAACTCAAACTGTCAGATGAACATGGGTCAGtcttggatgtgattaacagcagcaataacagcagaattgaacccctgcagtcaaatgtgaactcgctggtgtctcagcaggtggaaTGGCCGAATAAATCCCTTCGCGCACACAggacaggtgaacggcctctccccagtgtgagtgccttGGTGGGTTAGCAGATCCCTTGTGCTTTTAAAGCTCttgtcacagtcagaacatttaaaaggtctcttatcagtgtgaactttctggtgtctcagcaggttggatgactgagcaaaccccttcccacacacggagcaggtgaacggcctctctccagtgtgaagacGCTGGTGTGTCATCAGGTTACATAACTGAGCGAACCCCTtctcacacacggagcaggtgaacggcctctccccagtgtgactgcgtagaTGAGTTTCCAGCTGGGACGGGGAATTGAATCCCTTCCCGCAGTAAGAACATTTACACGGCTTCTCCATGGTgctggtgtccttgtgtctctccaggttggacaatCAATTGAAGCCTCAACCAcagacagaacacgtgtacagtttctccccactgtgaatggtgcgattttttttcaggctgtgtaactggttaaagctctttccacagtcagtgtactggaacactctcactcgggtgtgtgtgtgtgtgtgtctcggtgtttTTCCAGTCACGCTGATGTCTGAAATGTTATCCCACCAGCAGAAAAGACATACTTTTCCCCTTCCGCATTCAAAGACTGATGATACACAGGTCCTGATCAACTGAGTGACTGACAGATCGTgacgtgatgtttggtttgagattTCCCTTCTGCAAATCCTCCCTTTCTCATCCCCTGTAAAACAGGTCACGAAAATCATCACTCAAAGCACAGAACACACGATTCTAGTTGCTTCGGAATATttttttcctctctttcccccccaaaagctgtaaatccccgtcccacacactccgtctcctccctgtgctgaaatccaaacccatgtgCACCATCTCTTTCCTCcaatgccagttttctccctccctctactctggctgggttcagcttGAATTGGAGTGAGCCACTGTTAATTCGACCCGTGCACTAGGACCCGGTTGGGAACAGAGACCCTGAAAACCCGCCCACCCCTTCGCCCATCGCCATGACAGCCGCTCCGACCCGGCCTGTACAAGATGGCGGCCAGTGGCCCCGCTCGCCGGGCTGTCACTGTGGGGTAAACAGGGACCTGTGGGCTTTTATTCGGGGCCTCAGGCCCACGCGAAGTGTTTTTAAGCTTCCTGGCACACCCACGGCTCCAAATTCTCCCTTACTCCCACAATCTCCCACCGCCTCCAGAATCGCCTGCTCCGCTTCAGTCCGTCTCCACCATCCGCACGCTCGGAGCGCTGTCCAGACCCGCGCCGGCGCACTGGGCTCCTGCAGTCATTGGTAGGCGACCTTCTGCCGCGCGGCGATTCCTGGGTAAAGGCGCCGCCATTGGATTTCCCCGTCGGTGAACTGAAAATTCAATTTTTTTCATCTGGTTGAAACTGGACCTTTCTTGTTAAACTGAAATCAAAATACTTCGCATgctgaaatctgaaagaaaaatggacctgaaacgttaactcttgtttctctctccacagatgctgccacagatgtatttccagcactttctgtttttattcctcttTTTAACGATCTGTGGCAGCTACCTTAGTGCCACAAGGTGGGAACAAAGACCATTGAGACATGTCACCCAGGGCACCATaaattattcttctttggcctccttgtctcgagaggcaatgggtaagcgcctagaggtggtcagtggtttgtggagtggctataaaggccaattcgagagtgacagactatgGCACCACAAATATGAGACAAATAATAATAACTTATAACTTGCAAGAACAAATAGGGGGGAAAATGGGATGTggttgttgctggcaaggccaacatttgttgtccgTCCTGAATAGTCCGCCAGGGACAGTCGGCTCCAGACCTCCTTacaatcttggtccaaacatggacaaaagagctgaattccagaggtgaggtgagagcgactgccgttgatatcaatgcagcatttgCCCGAGTGTGGCATCaggaagccctagcaaaattgaagtcagtgagaATCAGTGGGAAAGCTCTCCCCACTgtttggagttatacctagtacaaaggaagatggttgttgttagaaccatagaaccatagaaaaattacggctcagaaggaggctattcagcccatcatatccatgccggccatgaagaaaaaaaatagaaactagccgcccaatctaatcctaccttccagcacctggtccatagccttgcagcttgcaacacttcaggtgcatgtccgggtaccttttaaaagtttctgccttcaccaccattcttggcagtgaattccagacacccgccaccctctgggtgaaattttttttcctcatttcccctctaatccttctaccaatcaccttaaatctgtgccccctggtaagtgacctctctgcgaggggaaacaggtccttcctgtctactctatctaggctcctcataattttgtacacctcaattaagtcacccctcagcctcctctgttctaaggaaaacaaccctagccaatccaatctttcctcatagctgcaactttcaagccctggcaacattcttgtgaacctcctctgtactgtTTCCAGAGCATTtaagtcctttctgtaatgtggtgaccagaactgtacgcaatactccagctgtgacctaaccagcgttttatacagttccagcattacatccctgcttttgaattctacagctcggccaataaatgaaagcattccatatgccttcttcaccactctatctacctgtcctgccaccttcaggaacctggagacatgaactccaaggtctctcacttctaccactctcaatatcctcccgtttattgtgtattcacttgctttgtgtgacctccccaaatgcattatgttacacttatctggattgaattccatttgccactttgctgcccactcaaccaagtcattgatatcattctggagtctaccgctaacctcttcactatcaactacacaaccaatttttgggtcatcagcaaatttcccaatcatgcctcccacatttaagtccaaatcattactatataccacaaacaacaagggacccaacagtgagacctgtggaatgccactggaaacagctttccattcacaaaaacatctatcaactactaccctttgtttcctatccctgagtcaattctggatccaacctgccacattgccccttttttattcattcaagggatgtgggcatcactgcccaggccagcatttattgcccatccctaattgcccttgagaaggtggtggtgacctgccttcttgaactgctcctgTCCATGtcgggtatgtacacccacagtgctgttaggaaaggagttccaggattttgacccagtgacagtgaaggaatggcgatatagttccaagtcaggatgttgtgtgacttggaacagaacttgcaggtggtgatgttcccatgcatctgctgccctggtccttctagttggtagaggtcacgggtttgtaaggtgctgtctaaggagccttgatgtgttgctgcagtgcatcttgtagatggtacacactgctgccactgtctgtcggtggtggagggagtgaatgtttgtagatggggtgccaatcaagcgggctgctttgtcctggaggtgtcgagcttcttgagtgttgttggagttgcacccaatccaggcaagcggagagtattccatcacgctcctgacttgtgccttgtagatgctggacaggctttggggagtcaggaggtgagctactcgctgcaggattcctagcctctgacctgctcttgtagccacggtatttgtatggctactccagttcagtttctggtcaatggtagcccctaggaggttgaaagtgggggattcagcaatggtaatgccgttgaatgtcaaggggagatggttagattctctcttgttggagatggtcattgcctggcacttgtgtggcgcgaatgttacttgccacttatcaacccaagcctggatattgtccaagtcttgctgcatttctacatggactgcttcagtatctgaggagtcacgaatggtgctgaacattttgctatcatcagtgaacatccccactactgaccttatgatcgagggaaggtcattgatgaagcagctgaagatggttgagcctaggacactaccctgaggaactcctgcagtgatctcctggagctcagatgattgacttccaacaaccacaaccatcttcctttgcgctaggtatgactccaaccagtggagggttttcctcctgattcccattgacctcagttttgctcgggctccttgatgtcatactcggtcaaatgctgccttgatgtcaggggcagccactctcacttcatctcttgagtttagctcttttgtccatgtttgaaccaaggctgtaatgaggtcaggagctgagtggccctggcggaacccaaactgagcagcactgagcaggttattgcgaagcaagtgccgcttgatgacactgttgatgacaccttccatcactttactgatgattgagagtagactgatgggccggtaattggacttgtcctgctttttgtgtacaggacatacctgggcaattttctacattgcagggtagatgtcagtgttgtagctgaactggaacagcttggctcggggcgcggcaagttctggagcacaggtcttcagtactattgccggaacattgtcagggcccacggcctttgcagtatccagtgccttcagtcatttcttgatatcacggtgagttaatcaaattggctgaagtctggcgtctgtaatgctggcgacttcaggaggaggccgagatggatcatcaacttggctcttctggctgaagattgttgcaaatgcttcagccttatctttcgcactgaagtgctgggctcccccatcattgaggatggggatatttggggagccacctcctccagttagttgttgaattgtccaccaccattcacaactggatgtggcaggactgcagagcttagacctgatccattggttatgggatcgcttagctctgtcttttgcatgcagttagtcctgtgttgtagcttcaccaggttgacacctcattttgaggtatgcctggtgctgctcctggcatgccctcctgcactcttcattgaaccagggttggtcttctggcttgatggtaatggtagagtgggggatatgctgggccgtgaggttacagattgtggttgagtacaattctgctgctgctgatggcccatagtgcctcatggatgcccagttttgcattgctagatctgttcgaaatctatcccatttagcacagtggtagtgccacacaacacgaaggagggtatcctcaatgtgaaggcgggactttggtcTCCACAACCACTGTGCgttggtcacccctaccaatactgtcatggacagatgcatctgcggcaggcagattggtgaggacgaggtcaagtatattttcccctcttgtttgttccctcatcacctgccgcatacccagtctagcagctatgtcctttcggacttggccagcagtggtgctaccgagccactcttggtgattgacattgaagtcccccacccagagtacattctgtgccctcgccaccctcagtgctgttcaacatggaggagtactgactcatcagctgagggagggcggtaggtggtaatcagcaggaggtttccttgtccatattagacctgatgccatgagacttcatggggtccagagtcaatgttgagggctcccagtgcAATTCCCttcctactatataccactgtgccaccacctctgctgggtctgtcctgccggtgggacaggacatacccggggatggtgatggcagagtctgggacattgtcaggtatgattccgtgagtatgattatgtcaggctgttgcttgactagtctgtgggacagctctcccaactttggcacaagcccccaggtgttagtaaagaggactttgcagggtcgacagggctgggtttgccgttgtcgtttccggtgcctaggtcgatgccgggtggtccgtccggtttcattcctttttattgactttgtagtggttagatacaactgagtggcttgctaggccatttcaggggcatgtaagagtcaaccatattgctgtgggtctggagtcacatgtaggccagaccaggtaaggacagcagatttccaatggtttcatggccatcattagagtagctttttaattccagatttattaattgaattcaaattctaccttctgctgtggtgagctttgaacccacgtccccagagcaatacccagggtctctgggttactagtccagtgacaataccactacgccaccgcctcccctgtatcccattgcctttcATTTTACTTACcaatctgccatgtaggaccttgtcaaatgccttactaaaatccatgtagaccacatccactgcactaccctcatcaatccttcttgctacttcctcaaaaagctcaattaagttagtaagacatgaccttcccttaacaaatccaagctgactatccctgaataaTCTGTGCctgtctaagtggcagtttatcctgtccctcaaaatagattctaacaatttacctacCACCGAGGTCAGGCTGACCAGCCTTTAAGTATTTGGcccatccctcgcaccctttttaaacaatggtacaacattcacagacctccaatcatctggtacctctcctgtatctagtgaggatttgaagatgatcctcagtgcatccactatttcctccctggcttcctttaacaatctgggatgcaatccatctggcccttgtTGTTGGAGActgatcatctcagtcccaggacatcactgtgttATAACCGCGTTGGGAGcagcacactgtcaattcagttccgTCACTCCACTGGTCGCAACATATTATTAAGGTTTTCCCacccctggaataaaacagaccaaactaggtatctttagacaacaacaaattaactaccgattaaaaactaaattttaaacactattaagataaacctatgtctaaagaccttgtaacttcttattttaatctaacttcccccattcacacacatacactcaaaaataactgTAGTTAACCAGTTTCAACTTGGTGTTTTTAAAGATTAACCGTTCCTTACGAATAAATaaacaagtaagtctttgtgggttacgttcctgatggatgaggtattctaatgtggaaataatcaatTGCTACTCGAAGTCTTCACTTGATTTGATGAAATTGTCTGCTCTTAATAGGCATTGAAAAcatttcggctgcagcaggcatcaaacaccgGTGAATTCCAGAAAAATATAATCAGTCAAGAGAGCTCCAATCTTGAAGCAaacacttcctggcttggaagtaaagaaaaagagtTTTACTACCTTCAGTAATACAAACGGTCTATTGAAAGAAAATACTTTTTTTCTTCTTAGGCAATTAATTCGGTCTGTagttccttgtagaatttctgctgagagagaatagacagctctcttttcttcagtagcacgcctcACTGTTTGCTGGTTCAGACgtttttttttgccagttttacacacagtcaaatcaaaacattataccatgtgacctctctctcctgcggtGGCCTAGAGTAACAAAATGTAGCTGTGGCAGACTGTGCCCCAGAAATCCAAAACGTCTCTCCTTTTTTTAAAAGGGGAACTGTTttaagagtcttaaaggcacattgttttaatctgaggagaaaactaATAGAAGTCTGTGacaattgcaggagttcctcagggtagttccctaggcccaaccatcttcagctgcttcatcaatgaccttctctcgaaCATAAGTTTGGaattgggatgtttgctgatgatttcacagtgtttagtaccatttgcaactcctcagatactgaagcaaaccctgcccgtgtgcagcaagacctggacaaaacgcatacttgggctgataagtagcaagtaattatcgcaccacacaagtgtcaggcaatgatcatctccaacaaaggAGAATCtaaccttgatgttcaacagcattaccatcactgaatcccccaccatcaacatcctgggggggttaccattgaccagaaacttaaccggaccagccacataaatattgtggctacaagagcaggtcagaggttgggaattctgcggtgagtaactcacctcccgactccccaaagcatgtccaccatctacaaggcacaagtcaggagcgtgatggaatactctccacttgcccggatgagtgcagttccaacaacactcaagaagcttgacactcatCCAGGACTTAGCAGCCTGCTTGTCTGGCACTCCATCAatgatcttcaacattcactccctccactaccgacacatagtggcaacagtgtgtaccatatacaagatgcactacagcaactcaccaaggcttcttccaaacctgtgacctctacctcctagaagaacaagggtagcagatgcatgggaacaccaccacctgcaagttcccctccaagccacacaccatcctgacttggaattaaatcgctgttccttcactgtcgctgggtcaaaatcctggaactcccttcctaacagcattgagggtgtacctaccccacatggactgcaatggttcaagaaggtggctcactactgccttctcaagggcaattagggacgggcaataaatactggcctagacagcgatgcctTCATCCTGTGAAAGAAGGAAAAAAACAATTCCCGGCCCATAGGAAATTACAGTCCACTACAGGTCAGCATTGATATCAGCAAACTCAATGCAGTAAAGCAGTTTACCTATCTAGGTAGCATTGTTTCAAATGATGCCActgtcaacaagaacaaagacaatcGGCTGTCCAGGGTCTACAGCTCTCTTAGCTGCCTCTCAAAGTGTGTCTGGTGAAACCACTCATTACGCATCTCTACCAAAATTCAAGTACACAGAGCGGTTGTCATCACCACCCTCTAGTATGGGTCAGAATCATGggttctgtacagaaaacaaatgcGACTGTTGGCGCGCTTCTCTCAACACTGTCTTTGATCAGTTAtgaacatcagatggcaggactgcatcacaaacaatGAAGTCCTCAACAGAGCCA
This genomic window from Heterodontus francisci isolate sHetFra1 chromosome 34, sHetFra1.hap1, whole genome shotgun sequence contains:
- the LOC137349127 gene encoding gastrula zinc finger protein XlCGF8.2DB-like, with the protein product MEKPCKCSYCGKGFNSPSQLETHLRSHTGERPFTCSVCEKGFAQLCNLMTHQRLHTGERPFTCSVCGKGFAQSSNLLRHQKVHTDKRPFKCSDCDKSFKSTRDLLTHQGTHTGERPFTCPVCAKGFIRPFHLLRHQRVHI